The Cydia amplana chromosome 23, ilCydAmpl1.1, whole genome shotgun sequence genome includes a region encoding these proteins:
- the LOC134658701 gene encoding uncharacterized protein LOC134658701 yields MKFAILAALVALTVAAPPSNDEQLIITKKFYPDSFAVYTGHYDIVDIVVPLNQINYSDDSNEITDETITIFFVEADVKDDGTYDYKGLYTYKNGVAKKVLENGQCTTYYKDKIVYFGASDGIYKYNEQDQTATKYGTVSDSVIRMAVDTEHANVYYLTSDYVLYKYDEGEKVATEVEAVKDARDIVLDFDGIMYFYDGSHQFYTYNGQRVLKIEGLPAHSTKVTLIRSPYMCIQAFAVIDGRLYKLNVDGTSEKTPVKFQSQPTAYAPDTILYQYYAYKQKIYLYNLVTLCADKNFDELNEFFEDKQEQVNAYKNTKISSRL; encoded by the coding sequence ATGAAGTTCGCAATTCTCGCCGCCCTTGTTGCCCTGACCGTCGCTGCGCCCCCCAGCAACGACGAGCAGCTCATCATCACCAAGAAGTTCTACCCCGACTCCTTCGCCGTCTACACCGGCCACTACGACATTGTCGACATCGTCGTACCCCTCAACCAGATCAACTACTCCGATGACAGTAATGAAATCACTGACGAAACTATCACCATCTTTTTCGTCGAAGCTGATGTCAAAGACGATGGAACTTACGACTACAAAGGATTGTACACCTACAAGAATGGCGTAGCCAAGAAGGTGCTTGAGAACGGACAGTGCACCACTTATTATAAGGACAAGATCGTCTACTTCGGCGCTAGCGACGGCATCTACAAGTACAACGAACAAGATCAGACTGCGACCAAATATGGTACCGTTTCTGACAGCGTCATCAGAATGGCTGTTGATACTGAACATGCTAACGTATATTACTTGACCTCAGACTATGTTCTGTACAAATATGATGAAGGTGAGAAGGTGGCCACTGAAGTTGAAGCAGTTAAAGACGCTAGAGACATAGTCTTAGATTTCGACGGTATCATGTATTTCTATGATGGCAGCCACCAGTTCTACACTTACAACGGCCAGCGCGTCCTTAAAATCGAGGGTCTCCCGGCGCACTCTACTAAAGTAACACTCATCAGGTCTCCATATATGTGCATCCAGGCTTTCGCTGTCATTGACGGCCGTCTTTATAAGCTGAACGTTGACGGTACCAGCGAGAAGACGCCAGTTAAGTTCCAGTCTCAACCGACTGCGTACGCCCCGGACACCATTCTGTACCAATACTATGCATACAAGCAGAAGATTTACCTGTACAACCTGGTTACCCTGTGTGCTGATAAGAACTTTGATGAACTGAATGAGTTCTTTGAAGATAAGCAGGAACAGGTCAACGCTTACAAGAACACTAAGATTTCTAGCCGTTTgtaa
- the LOC134658723 gene encoding uncharacterized protein LOC134658723, with protein sequence MRLLKDSFISVLPIFALFTHSAEAQKCDRIKIGNEYYKRQLIATIDGYPTGIVIDPRSDNIFFILHKRNYTRGIHLLKHGALGIKEIPIGDDMTGQCVAIDVPSNVIYFGTNQGLVTFDSTRDIVASERPIGDDDIRSIFIDKTDNQMYMSTGPNHEIFKFVNGSYAVKRYEKVMKAYSFVLDANGNAFYEFVDGRIYFFATDYYEPIQYKGFSRELKYILRLNTQDEAIVAVKGSLFKLSTKSILPVKIGQLGFKITGLAFDAKNNIIVGTKGKLYRYKPINSNDPCPADDYFMATI encoded by the coding sequence ATGCGTTTACTAAAGGACAGCTTCATCTCTGTCCTGCCTATCTTTGCACTCTTCACACACTCTGCAGAGGCTCAAAAATGCGACCGAATCAAAATCGGGAACGAGTACTACAAGAGACAACTCATAGCTACCATAGACGGCTACCCAACAGGCATCGTCATCGACCCAAGGAGTGACAACATTTTTTTCATCCTCCACAAAAGAAATTACACCAGAGGAATACATTTACTCAAGCACGGCGCTTTGGGTATCAAAGAGATACCAATCGGCGATGACATGACAGGCCAATGTGTCGCTATAGATGTCCCAAGCAATGTGATCTATTTTGGGACAAACCAAGGACTTGTTACCTTCGACTCTACTAGAGATATCGTTGCTTCAGAGAGACCTATAGGCGATGATGACATTCGTTCTATATTCATAGATAAAACAGACAATCAAATGTACATGTCCACTGGCCCTAATCATGAAATCTTCAAGTTTGTCAATGGATCTTATGCCGTAAAAAGGTACGAAAAAGTCATGAAAGCATACAGCTTTGTGCTAGACGCTAACGGCAATGCGTTTTACGAATTCGTCGACGGAAGAATATACTTTTTCGCTACTGATTACTATGAGCCTATACAATATAAAGGTTTTTCTAGAGAACTTAAATACATACTAAGATTAAACACGCAAGACGAAGCTATTGTAGCTGTAAAGGGTTCTCTGTTTAAACTAAGTACGAAAAGCATATTGCCTGTGAAAATTGGACAGCTAGGTTTCAAAATTACTGGGTTAGCGTTTGATGCAAAGAATAATATAATTGTTGGAACTAAAGGGAAGTTGTATAGATATAAGCCGATAAATAGTAATGATCCTTGTCCTGCTGACGATTATTTTATGGCCACTATTTAG
- the LOC134658693 gene encoding uncharacterized protein LOC134658693 — protein sequence MKFVILAALVALTVAAPPSNDEQLIITKKFYPDSFAVYTGHHDIVDIVVPLNQINYSDDSNEDTDETKLTMFFVEADIKDDGTYDYKGLYTYKNGVAKKVLENGQCTTYSKDKIVYFGASDGIYKYNEQDQTATKYGTVTESIIRMAVDTEHAHVYYLTSNYVMYKYDEDEKVATKVEAVKDARDMVFDYDGIMFFYDGNHQFYTYNGQRVLKIQGLPMHPTKVALIRPPVLINQAFAVIDSYLYELNVNGTCEKSSVKFQSQPTAYAPDTILFQYYAYKQKIYFYNLGTMFDDMNIDEMNVFFDDKKEQINVYKNTKVSSRM from the coding sequence ATGAAGTTCGTAATTCTCGCCGCCCTTGTTGCCCTGACCGTCGCTGCGCCCCCCAGCAACGACGAGCAGCTCATCATCACCAAGAAGTTCTACCCCGACTCCTTCGCCGTCTACACCGGCCACCACGACATCGTCGACATCGTTGTACCCCTCAACCAGATCAACTACTCTGATGACAGCAACGAAGACACTGACGAAACTAAACTCACCATGTTCTTCGTCGAAGCTGATATTAAAGACGACGGAACTTACGACTACAAAGGATTGTACACCTACAAGAATGGCGTAGCCAAGAAGGTGCTTGAGAACGGACAGTGCACCACTTATTCTAAGGACAAGATCGTCTACTTCGGCGCTAGCGACGGCATCTACAAGTACAACGAACAAGACCAGACTGCGACCAAATATGGTACCGTTACTGAGAGCATCATCAGAATGGCTGTTGATACCGAACACGCTCACGTATATTACTTAACTTCAAACTACGTTATGTACAAATACGATGAAGATGAGAAGGTGGCCACTAAAGTTGAAGCAGTCAAGGATGCGAGAGATATGGTCTTCGATTACGACGGCATCATGTTCTTCTACGACGGCAACCACCAGTTCTACACTTACAACGGCCAGCGTGTCCTTAAAATCCAAGGTCTCCCGATGCACCCTACCAAAGTAGCGCTCATCAGGCCCCCAGTTCTGATCAACCAGGCTTTCGCTGTTATCGACAGCTATCTTTATGAACTGAACGTGAACGGTACTTGCGAGAAGTCGTCGGTAAAGTTCCAGTCTCAACCCACCGCGTACGCCCCGGACACCATTCTGTTCCAATACTATGCTTACAAGCAGAAGATTTACTTCTACAACCTGGGTACCATGTTCGATGACATGAACATTGATGAAATGAACGTGTTCTTTGATGATAAGAAGGAACAGATCAACGTTTACAAGAACACGAAGGTTTCTAGCCGTATgtaa
- the LOC134658685 gene encoding uncharacterized protein LOC134658685, protein MKFVILAALVALTVAAPPSNDEQLIITKKFYPDSFAVYTGHHDIVDIVVPLNQINYSDDSNEDTDETKLTMFFVEADIKDDGTYDYKGLYTYKNGVAKKVLENGQCTTYSKDKIVYFGASDGIYKYNEQDQTATKYGTVTESIIRMAVDTEHAHVYYLTSNYVMYKYDEDEKVATKVEAVKDARDMVFDYDGIMFFYDGNHQFYTYNGQRVLKIQGLPMHPTKVALIRPPVLIDQAFAVIDGYLYELNVNGTCEKSSVKFQSQPTAYAPDTFVYQYYAYKQKIYLYNLVTMFDDMNIDELNEFFEDKKEQINAYKNTKVSSRL, encoded by the coding sequence ATGAAGTTCGTAATTCTCGCCGCCCTTGTTGCCCTGACCGTCGCTGCGCCCCCCAGCAACGACGAGCAGCTCATCATCACCAAGAAGTTCTACCCCGACTCCTTCGCCGTCTACACCGGCCACCACGACATCGTCGACATCGTTGTACCCCTCAACCAGATCAACTACTCTGATGACAGCAACGAAGACACTGACGAAACTAAACTCACCATGTTCTTCGTCGAAGCTGATATTAAAGACGACGGAACTTACGACTACAAAGGATTGTACACCTACAAGAATGGCGTAGCCAAGAAGGTGCTTGAGAACGGACAGTGCACCACTTATTCTAAGGACAAGATCGTCTACTTCGGCGCTAGCGACGGCATCTACAAGTACAACGAACAAGACCAGACTGCGACCAAATATGGTACCGTTACTGAGAGCATCATCAGAATGGCTGTTGATACCGAACACGCTCACGTATATTACTTAACTTCAAACTACGTTATGTACAAATACGATGAAGATGAGAAGGTGGCCACTAAAGTTGAAGCAGTCAAGGATGCGAGAGATATGGTCTTCGATTACGACGGCATCATGTTCTTCTACGACGGCAACCACCAGTTCTACACTTACAACGGCCAGCGTGTCCTTAAAATCCAAGGTCTCCCGATGCACCCTACCAAAGTAGCGCTCATCAGGCCCCCAGTTCTGATCGACCAGGCTTTCGCTGTGATCGACGGCTATCTTTATGAACTGAACGTGAACGGTACTTGCGAGAAGTCGTCGGTAAAGTTCCAGTCTCAACCCACCGCGTACGCCCCGGACACCTTTGTGTATCAATACTATGCTTACAAGCAGAAGATTTACTTGTACAACCTGGTTACCATGTTCGATGACATGAATATTGATGAACTGAACGAGTTCTTTGAAGATAAGAAGGAACAGATCAACGCTTACAAGAACACGAAGGTTTCTAGCCGTTTgtaa